A single genomic interval of Blattabacterium sp. (Nauphoeta cinerea) harbors:
- a CDS encoding aminodeoxychorismate/anthranilate synthase component II, translating into MNKILILDNYDSFTYNLVHAVKKLTKNPIQVFRNNEIELSDVEKYNKIILSPGPGIPDEAHILKPLIKTFASTKSIFGVCLGQQAIGEVFGATLLNTKKVYHGISSLIKIVDSQEILFQKLPKEIQVGRYHSWIISTHNFPDELQITAIGEKGEIMALRHKFYDVRGVQFHPESILTPYGEKIIDNWLNLN; encoded by the coding sequence ATGAATAAAATACTAATTTTGGATAATTATGATTCTTTTACATATAATCTTGTACATGCTGTGAAAAAATTAACGAAAAATCCTATACAAGTATTTAGAAATAATGAAATAGAACTTTCTGATGTAGAAAAATATAATAAAATTATTCTTTCTCCAGGACCTGGAATTCCTGATGAAGCTCATATTTTAAAACCTTTAATAAAGACTTTTGCTTCTACTAAAAGCATTTTTGGAGTTTGTTTAGGTCAACAAGCAATAGGGGAAGTTTTTGGAGCTACTCTTTTAAATACGAAAAAGGTTTACCATGGGATATCCAGTTTAATCAAAATTGTAGATTCACAAGAGATTTTATTTCAAAAATTGCCTAAAGAAATCCAAGTTGGCCGTTATCATTCTTGGATTATATCTACACATAACTTTCCTGATGAACTTCAGATTACTGCTATTGGAGAGAAAGGAGAAATTATGGCTTTACGTCATAAATTTTATGATGTACGTGGAGTACAATTTCATCCAGAATCTATTTTAACTCCATATGGAGAAAAAATTATAGATAATTGGTTGAATTTAAATTAA
- the trpD gene encoding anthranilate phosphoribosyltransferase: MKKILENLFLEKTLTKEEAKNLFMELSKGKINHTQVISVATIYNMRSPTLEEMIGFHQAMMELSIKVNLKEFNAIDIVGTGGDGKNTFNISTLACFIVAGTGEKVIKHGSFSSSSITGSSNILKGLGYHFTNNEENLKNQLDKVGICYLHAPIFHPILQNISILRKELGVKTIFNTLGPLLNPGKPQNQLLGVNNLELARIYYYMYQNTKNNYAIIHSLDGYDEITLTSDIKCYTPKGERFYSIKELEIGKKKIKVSPNELKGGKNTKENIRIFVSVLSGEGTLAQNAVVLTNATFALSLLNQDSLENNYDKAKRSLKSGQAKNILKKLLSL; encoded by the coding sequence ATTAAAAAAATATTAGAAAATCTTTTTTTAGAAAAAACATTAACAAAAGAGGAAGCTAAAAATCTTTTTATGGAATTATCAAAAGGAAAGATTAATCATACACAAGTTATATCTGTAGCTACTATATATAATATGAGATCTCCTACTTTAGAAGAAATGATAGGGTTTCATCAGGCAATGATGGAACTATCCATAAAAGTTAATTTGAAAGAATTTAATGCTATTGATATAGTAGGAACTGGTGGAGATGGAAAAAATACTTTTAATATATCAACTTTAGCATGTTTTATAGTAGCAGGGACAGGAGAAAAAGTGATCAAACATGGAAGTTTCAGTTCTTCCTCTATTACTGGATCTTCGAATATATTAAAAGGATTAGGATATCATTTTACTAATAATGAAGAAAATTTGAAAAATCAATTGGATAAAGTAGGAATTTGTTATTTACATGCTCCTATATTCCATCCTATATTACAAAACATATCTATCTTAAGAAAAGAACTAGGAGTTAAAACTATTTTTAATACACTTGGCCCATTATTAAATCCAGGAAAACCCCAAAATCAATTATTAGGAGTCAATAATTTGGAACTAGCAAGAATATATTATTATATGTATCAGAATACGAAAAATAATTATGCTATTATTCACAGTTTAGATGGTTATGATGAAATCACACTTACTAGTGATATTAAATGCTATACTCCAAAAGGAGAACGTTTTTATTCGATAAAAGAATTAGAAATAGGAAAAAAAAAGATAAAAGTAAGTCCTAATGAATTAAAAGGAGGAAAGAATACAAAAGAAAATATTCGTATATTTGTTAGTGTTTTATCTGGAGAAGGGACTTTAGCTCAGAATGCAGTTGTTTTAACAAATGCAACATTTGCATTGAGTTTATTAAATCAAGATAGTCTTGAGAATAATTATGATAAAGCAAAACGTTCATTAAAAAGTGGTCAAGCAAAGAATATTCTTAAAAAATTATTGAGTTTATGA
- the trpC gene encoding indole-3-glycerol phosphate synthase TrpC, which produces MNILEKIVFIKQKEVYNNKIVHPTKKLENSSLFKRKTLSLVKNIKKSHTGIIAEFKCKSPSKGIINHTVSVEKVVKDYESAGVSGVSILTDQHFFSGSNENLEKSRSIISIPILRKDFIIDEYQIIESKSMGADVILLIAGILSKKQIKNFSKIAKSIDLEVIIEIHNEFEIDKITENLDIVGVNNRNLQTFIVNHHNCLKLSSKIPNNYIKIAESGISDINFILKLRKQGFKGFLIGEYFMKKKDPGKICKYFIDSLSKRTE; this is translated from the coding sequence ATGAATATTCTTGAAAAAATTGTATTCATCAAACAAAAAGAAGTATACAATAATAAAATTGTACATCCTACAAAAAAATTAGAAAATAGTTCACTTTTTAAAAGAAAAACTTTATCATTAGTAAAAAATATAAAAAAAAGTCATACTGGTATTATTGCGGAATTTAAGTGTAAATCTCCATCTAAAGGGATTATTAATCATACAGTATCAGTAGAAAAAGTGGTAAAAGATTATGAATCAGCAGGTGTTAGTGGAGTATCTATTCTGACAGATCAGCATTTTTTTTCTGGATCAAATGAGAATTTAGAAAAATCACGGTCTATAATTTCAATTCCTATCTTGAGAAAAGATTTTATTATTGATGAGTATCAAATCATAGAATCTAAATCTATGGGAGCTGATGTGATTTTATTAATTGCCGGGATTCTTTCTAAAAAACAAATAAAAAATTTTTCTAAAATTGCAAAAAGTATTGATTTAGAAGTCATCATAGAAATTCATAATGAATTTGAAATAGATAAAATAACAGAAAACTTGGATATTGTGGGGGTCAACAATCGAAATTTACAAACTTTTATTGTAAATCATCACAATTGTTTGAAATTATCTTCCAAAATTCCTAATAATTATATAAAAATAGCAGAAAGTGGAATTTCTGATATAAATTTTATCTTAAAATTAAGAAAACAGGGATTTAAAGGATTTTTGATTGGGGAATATTTTATGAAAAAAAAAGATCCTGGAAAAATTTGTAAATACTTTATAGATTCTTTATCAAAGAGAACTGAATAA
- a CDS encoding N-(5'-phosphoribosyl)anthranilate isomerase: protein MEIKRKNKLDFIQLHGTENPCFCKKLFKQGLKLIKSFRIDNFFSFKKIIDYIPFCYYFLFDSNTIYYGGSGKKFCWKKLYEYTFKVPFFLSGGIGPQDFNQIKNFSHSKMFGIDINSKFEINPGRKDDLKLNAFMKKIREL, encoded by the coding sequence TTGGAAATAAAAAGAAAAAATAAACTAGATTTTATTCAATTACATGGGACAGAAAATCCTTGTTTTTGTAAAAAGTTATTCAAACAAGGATTAAAATTAATTAAAAGCTTTAGAATAGATAATTTCTTTTCTTTTAAAAAAATTATAGATTATATACCTTTTTGTTATTATTTTTTATTTGATAGCAATACAATTTATTATGGAGGGAGTGGTAAAAAATTTTGTTGGAAAAAACTTTATGAATACACTTTTAAAGTCCCTTTTTTTTTAAGTGGAGGTATTGGTCCACAAGATTTTAATCAAATTAAAAATTTTTCACATTCTAAAATGTTTGGAATTGATATTAATAGCAAATTTGAAATTAATCCAGGAAGAAAAGATGATTTAAAATTAAATGCTTTTATGAAAAAAATAAGAGAATTATGA